The genomic region GCTGCGCACCGCCCTCGATGAACTGCCGCCGCCTGGCGATAGCCTCCCCGGATGAACGACTACGACAGCGCCGAGCGGCGGTACGAGATCTCCTGCGACCCCGCGCGGCTCGACGCGGCACGCATCCACCACTGGCTGTCCACGGACGCCTACTGGGCCCTGGGGCGCACCCGCGAACAGCAGGACCGGGCGATAGCGGGCTCGCTCAACTACGGTGCCTACGACCTCGCTTCGGGCGAACAGGCCGCCTACGCGCGCGTGATCACCGACCGTGCCTCCTTCGCGTGGGTGTGCGACGTGTACGTCGACCGCACGGCCCGCGGTCACGGGCTCGGCACCCGGCTCGTCACCACCCTCCGGGACGAGCTGGCCCCGCTGGGGGTGCGCAGGTTCCTCCTCGCCACCAAGGACGCCCACGGGGTGTACGCGAAGCTCGGATTCGCCCCGCTCGCCGAACCGGACATGTGGATGTCCCTCCAGGTGAGCTGAGCCGGGGAACGCACAGGGCGGGCGGCCCTCTTGACCGGGGCCGCCCAGGGCCCCACGATCGCGCGCATGAGTGTTCGAGTGTCCCTCGTCGCCGCAGCACGCAGCTCCGCCCTTCTCGCCGAGCGTTTCGACGACGACCGGCCGCTCGACCACGCCGGCTGGCGCGAGGTCCAGCTCGCCGCACACACGCTGGTGCCGCTCGGCGCCGCCGAGCTCCGCTACTGCTCGCCCTCCCCGCGCAGCCGCGCCACCGGCGACGCCCTCGGCTTCGCGCCTCTCCTCCAGCCCGCCCTGCGGGACTGCGACATGGGCCGCTGGCGGGGCATGACCCTGTCGGAAGTGGCCGCCCGCGACCCGGCCGGGGTCGACGCCTGGCTCGCCGATCCGCGTTCCGCTCCGCACGGTGGCGAATCCCTGCTCGCCTTCATATCCCGGGTGGGGAGCTGGCTCGACACCCGCCCGGTCCAGGAAGGTGCCCTCGTCGCCGTCGCCGAACCCGCCGTGATCCGCGCGGCCCTGGTGTACGCCCTCAAGGCCCCGCCCTCGACGTACTGGAACGTCGACGTCCGGCCGCTCGCCGCCGTGACCATCACCGGGCTGCCCGGCCGATGGAGCCTCAGCCTCGATGCGCTTCCACGCTGACCGGATCACCCGGTCGAAGGAACACCGCGTACGGCACCTTCCCGCCAGTCCGACCAGTCGGTATGGTGCGGGGCACCGAGACGAGGAGAGAACCGTGACGCAGATCCAGGGCCACTGTGACGAGCGGTTCGCCGCGGTGCGCGACGCGTTCGCGGCGAACTTCGCCGAGCGTGACGAGCTGGGCGCGGCAGTCACCGTCCTGCTCGACGGACAGCCCGTGGTGGACCTCTGGGGCGGCTGGGCCGACGGGGGACGTACCCGCCCGTGGGAGCGGGACACCGTGGTCAACGTCTGGTCCACGACCAAGGGCCCGACCGCGCTCTGCGCCCATGTCCTCGTCGACCGCGGGCTCCTGGACCTGGACGCCCCGGTGGCCGACTACTGGCCCGAATTCGCCGCCGCGGGCAAGGAATCCGTGCGCGTACGCCACCTCCTCTCGCACCGCTCCGGGGTCGCCGGTCTGCGGGACCCGCACACCCTGGCCGAGCTCTACGACTGGGAGGTGACCACGGCCCGCCTCGCGGCCACCGAGCCCTGGTGGGAGCCGGGCACCCGGTCCGGCTACCACGCGATCTCTTACGGCTTCCTCGTCGGCGAGGTCGTCCGC from Streptomyces sp. QL37 harbors:
- a CDS encoding GNAT family N-acetyltransferase; translation: MNDYDSAERRYEISCDPARLDAARIHHWLSTDAYWALGRTREQQDRAIAGSLNYGAYDLASGEQAAYARVITDRASFAWVCDVYVDRTARGHGLGTRLVTTLRDELAPLGVRRFLLATKDAHGVYAKLGFAPLAEPDMWMSLQVS
- a CDS encoding histidine phosphatase family protein; protein product: MSVRVSLVAAARSSALLAERFDDDRPLDHAGWREVQLAAHTLVPLGAAELRYCSPSPRSRATGDALGFAPLLQPALRDCDMGRWRGMTLSEVAARDPAGVDAWLADPRSAPHGGESLLAFISRVGSWLDTRPVQEGALVAVAEPAVIRAALVYALKAPPSTYWNVDVRPLAAVTITGLPGRWSLSLDALPR